In Agarivorans gilvus, one genomic interval encodes:
- a CDS encoding RnfH family protein, producing the protein MLVSIAYATPEQQLCINVDVVEESSVINALHQSGILDLCPEIELDKQKVGVFGKFVTLETQLVAGDRVEIYRPITWKPPIDDDDDDDE; encoded by the coding sequence ATGTTAGTCAGTATCGCTTACGCCACACCAGAGCAACAGCTCTGCATTAATGTTGATGTGGTAGAAGAAAGCAGCGTGATAAATGCGCTACACCAGTCGGGGATCTTAGATCTTTGTCCCGAAATCGAGCTAGATAAACAAAAGGTGGGTGTGTTTGGCAAGTTTGTCACCCTAGAAACCCAATTAGTCGCCGGAGATAGAGTGGAAATATACCGCCCTATCACTTGGAAGCCGCCCATAGATGATGACGACGATGACGACGAGTAA
- a CDS encoding LysR family transcriptional regulator, with product MDKLEAMRVFVEVTQANSFVAASRKLGISAPAVTRSIAQFEKTLGVRLFNRTTRHVRLTDSGIRFYQDAKRILDDVDQSVAAVSGSYTEPKGLLTITAPVLFGQLHVTSVITEYLQQHPSVSVRAVFYDRISNLLDEGLDIAIRIGQLKDSSIYAIPVGSVHRVLCASPRYLAKHGSPKHPNELVNYEIIQASTVEPSTTWQFESATGKTSTKVNPRLQCSQNGAAIEAAKQGLGITRLMSYQVGEELKNGSLTCVLANYQPPPLPVSIVHIEGRQAHAKIRSFIDLAVARLRANPFIDH from the coding sequence ATGGATAAGCTAGAGGCAATGCGCGTTTTTGTTGAGGTAACACAAGCTAATAGCTTTGTAGCGGCTAGCCGTAAGCTAGGTATTTCTGCGCCTGCTGTTACCCGCTCTATCGCCCAATTTGAAAAAACCTTGGGCGTTCGTCTTTTCAATAGAACCACACGCCATGTTCGCTTAACCGATTCAGGTATTCGGTTTTATCAAGATGCCAAACGGATCTTAGACGATGTCGACCAGAGCGTAGCCGCAGTATCGGGAAGCTACACCGAACCTAAAGGCCTGTTAACCATTACAGCCCCTGTGTTGTTTGGACAGCTGCATGTCACCTCTGTGATTACCGAGTATTTACAACAACATCCTTCAGTATCGGTACGCGCAGTTTTCTATGACAGAATCAGTAACTTACTCGATGAAGGTTTAGACATCGCGATTCGGATTGGCCAGCTTAAAGATTCAAGCATCTATGCTATTCCTGTTGGTAGCGTTCATCGGGTACTCTGTGCTTCGCCGCGATATTTAGCAAAACATGGAAGCCCCAAACACCCTAACGAGCTAGTCAATTATGAAATCATTCAAGCCTCTACCGTAGAGCCTTCAACCACATGGCAGTTTGAATCAGCAACGGGCAAGACAAGCACAAAAGTCAACCCGCGTCTGCAGTGCTCGCAAAATGGCGCAGCAATTGAAGCCGCCAAGCAAGGTCTTGGCATAACCCGGCTAATGTCTTATCAAGTTGGTGAGGAATTGAAAAATGGCTCGCTAACTTGCGTATTGGCTAACTACCAACCGCCCCCACTACCGGTCAGTATCGTTCATATAGAAGGGCGACAAGCTCATGCAAAGATTCGATCTTTCATTGACCTAGCCGTCGCTCGGCTAAGGGCCAACCCATTTATAGACCATTAA
- the rsxA gene encoding electron transport complex subunit RsxA: MAEYLLIFISTAVVNNVVLGKFLGLCPFMGVSNKIDSALGMGLATTFVLCLAAVAAWLIESLLLAPLGIQVMRILVLIVVIAAVVQLTELLIQKNSPELYQALGIFLPLITTNCAVLGVALLVVQNDMNFLETLCYAFGSAVGFSLVIVLFAGLRQRLKLAKVPEAFAGLPIAFITAGLLSMAFLGFSGMVSK; the protein is encoded by the coding sequence GTGGCTGAATATCTTCTCATTTTCATTAGTACTGCTGTCGTCAACAACGTGGTGCTTGGTAAATTCTTGGGCTTGTGTCCATTTATGGGGGTGTCGAACAAAATCGACAGTGCTTTAGGCATGGGCCTAGCCACCACCTTTGTACTCTGTTTAGCCGCGGTAGCAGCTTGGCTGATTGAATCCCTGCTACTGGCACCGCTGGGAATTCAAGTGATGCGTATTCTGGTGCTAATTGTGGTGATTGCCGCTGTAGTTCAGCTTACCGAGTTACTAATTCAAAAAAACAGTCCCGAGCTTTACCAAGCCTTAGGGATTTTCCTGCCTTTAATTACTACTAACTGCGCTGTACTGGGCGTTGCCCTGCTAGTGGTACAAAACGACATGAACTTTCTAGAAACGCTGTGTTATGCCTTTGGCTCGGCAGTGGGTTTTAGCCTTGTGATTGTTCTTTTTGCCGGTTTAAGACAACGCCTCAAATTAGCCAAAGTGCCAGAGGCCTTCGCCGGTTTACCGATTGCTTTTATTACCGCGGGCCTACTGTCGATGGCATTTTTAGGCTTCAGTGGCATGGTGAGTAAATAG
- a CDS encoding RnfABCDGE type electron transport complex subunit D, whose product MSKFNPVAAPHTHSGTSTTNIMYLVVLALSPAALYGVWLFGVPALTVLISCCLSALVTELVCLQLQQKNWRQAVDGSALLTALLLAMSLPASTPWWVAAFGCSFAICLGKHVYGGLGHNPFNPAMLGRVMLLICFPVELTNWQAISLPELSASGLVFSQAWMGIDGVSAATPLADLQQIDQWKELLLGQHAGSMGETSALLIALGGLFMIWRGIIRPHIPMALLMGLLVPASIAHMINPEVYASGLAHILSGGAMLGAFFIATDMVTSPTSPRGQILFGAGCGLLIWLIRSFGSYPEGVAFAVLIMNASTPVIDHYLKPKVFGSQSVFKRNKGAQ is encoded by the coding sequence ATGAGCAAATTTAACCCCGTTGCGGCGCCGCATACCCACTCCGGTACGTCAACGACTAACATCATGTATTTGGTCGTGTTGGCACTTAGCCCAGCAGCCTTATACGGTGTATGGTTATTTGGTGTGCCTGCCCTCACTGTTCTGATTAGTTGTTGCCTTAGCGCACTGGTAACGGAACTTGTCTGCCTACAGCTGCAACAAAAGAATTGGCGCCAAGCTGTGGATGGCTCCGCATTACTTACTGCTTTGTTATTGGCCATGAGCCTACCTGCTAGCACGCCTTGGTGGGTGGCGGCCTTTGGCTGTAGCTTTGCCATCTGCCTTGGTAAACATGTTTATGGCGGCCTGGGCCATAACCCCTTCAACCCTGCCATGTTAGGACGGGTGATGCTGCTGATTTGTTTTCCAGTGGAACTCACCAACTGGCAGGCCATTTCACTGCCTGAGCTTAGCGCCAGCGGCTTGGTATTTAGCCAAGCGTGGATGGGCATTGATGGGGTTAGCGCCGCCACCCCACTGGCCGACCTACAACAAATTGACCAATGGAAAGAGTTATTACTTGGCCAGCATGCCGGTAGTATGGGCGAAACCAGCGCCTTGCTGATTGCCCTAGGTGGTTTATTTATGATCTGGCGTGGCATTATCCGCCCTCACATTCCGATGGCTTTACTTATGGGTTTATTAGTACCCGCCAGCATTGCCCATATGATTAACCCCGAGGTGTATGCCTCAGGCTTAGCCCATATTTTATCGGGCGGCGCCATGCTGGGAGCCTTTTTTATTGCTACCGACATGGTGACCTCACCTACCAGCCCACGCGGCCAAATATTGTTTGGTGCAGGCTGCGGCTTATTGATCTGGTTGATCAGGAGCTTTGGCAGTTACCCAGAAGGGGTTGCCTTCGCAGTATTGATCATGAATGCCAGTACACCAGTGATCGACCACTACCTCAAACCCAAAGTATTTGGTAGCCAATCTGTATTTAAGCGCAATAAAGGAGCCCAATAA
- the nifA gene encoding nif-specific transcriptional activator NifA — protein MEYSTKRETHIAESHLAALYEVSSVLTNSLDYKQSVSKVLQVLHDKAMLQHAMLALMEENEQMLTIDTVHSPKLEGSNMPNNVRYRAGEGIVGTVLSQKQPIVLSKVSNDLRFADKLDLYALDLPFIAVPIKKNAEVLGVLAAQPLLDDPSKLPLFTRFLEMTANLIAKSVLLAKDVAVQTDQLQAERDRLRRKVRSNYSMDNIVGHSRVMRRVFEQIRLVSKWDSTVLIRGESGTGKELIANAIHYNSPRATGPFIKLNCAALPDNLLESELFGHEKGAFTGAVKQRKGRFEMADGGTLFLDEIGEISAAFQAKLLRVLQEGEFERVGSTQTLHVDVRILAATNRNLEEEVKQERFREDLYYRLNVMPMFPPPLRERIEDLPDLAEFLLEKLSKQQRRELSLTDSAIRMMMAYDWPGNVRQLENMLERASVMSESGIIDQDLIVLDGLDGPKFAPRAPVEKPMVEHSDMDERERVIAALEQAGWVQAKAARLLNMTPRQIAYRIQTMNINVRQM, from the coding sequence ATGGAATATTCAACGAAGCGTGAAACGCACATAGCCGAGAGTCACTTAGCGGCGCTATATGAAGTGAGTAGCGTACTCACCAACAGCTTAGATTATAAGCAAAGTGTCAGTAAGGTATTACAGGTATTGCACGACAAAGCGATGTTGCAACATGCCATGTTGGCCTTAATGGAAGAAAACGAGCAAATGCTCACCATCGATACTGTTCACTCTCCTAAGCTGGAAGGCTCGAACATGCCTAATAATGTGCGTTATCGTGCCGGCGAGGGCATTGTGGGTACGGTATTGAGTCAGAAACAGCCGATAGTGTTAAGTAAGGTGTCTAATGATTTACGCTTTGCCGATAAGTTAGACCTTTACGCCTTGGACTTACCCTTTATTGCGGTTCCGATTAAGAAAAATGCCGAGGTACTAGGGGTATTGGCGGCCCAGCCTTTATTGGATGATCCCAGTAAGCTGCCGCTATTTACTCGCTTTCTAGAAATGACCGCCAATTTGATTGCTAAAAGTGTCTTGCTGGCGAAAGACGTGGCGGTACAAACCGATCAACTACAAGCCGAGCGAGACCGGCTACGCCGCAAGGTAAGAAGCAACTACTCCATGGACAACATCGTGGGTCATTCACGGGTGATGCGCCGCGTATTTGAACAGATCCGCTTGGTGTCTAAGTGGGATAGTACGGTATTAATTCGTGGTGAATCGGGTACTGGTAAAGAGCTGATTGCCAACGCCATTCACTATAACTCACCACGCGCCACTGGGCCGTTTATTAAGCTTAACTGCGCCGCCTTGCCCGACAACTTGTTAGAGTCGGAGCTGTTTGGTCATGAAAAGGGCGCCTTTACTGGCGCGGTGAAGCAGCGAAAAGGGCGTTTTGAAATGGCCGACGGCGGCACCTTATTTCTAGATGAAATTGGCGAAATTTCAGCAGCCTTCCAAGCTAAGTTACTTAGGGTACTGCAAGAAGGAGAGTTTGAGCGGGTAGGTAGCACTCAAACCCTGCACGTGGATGTGCGGATTTTGGCCGCCACCAACCGCAACCTTGAAGAGGAAGTGAAACAAGAGCGCTTTCGCGAAGATTTGTATTACCGACTGAATGTAATGCCGATGTTCCCGCCGCCGTTGCGTGAGCGTATTGAGGACTTACCCGATTTAGCAGAGTTTCTATTAGAGAAACTGTCTAAGCAGCAACGCCGCGAGTTGTCTTTAACCGACAGCGCTATTCGTATGATGATGGCCTACGACTGGCCCGGTAACGTGCGTCAGCTTGAAAACATGCTGGAGCGAGCATCGGTAATGAGCGAAAGCGGCATTATTGATCAAGATTTGATTGTCTTAGATGGGCTAGATGGGCCTAAATTTGCGCCCAGGGCGCCAGTGGAAAAACCGATGGTTGAACATTCTGATATGGATGAGCGAGAACGGGTGATAGCGGCCTTAGAGCAAGCGGGTTGGGTGCAAGCCAAGGCTGCTCGGCTGCTAAATATGACACCACGGCAAATTGCTTATCGTATTCAAACCATGAACATCAACGTACGTCAAATGTAA
- a CDS encoding RnfABCDGE type electron transport complex subunit B — protein sequence MPPSRRSNGSWSFSAKLLSPGGNALASSIASFLGVELDSNSSSIPVVAYIDEANCSGCTRCFKACPFDAIVGASKQMHTVISQVCTGCRLCEKACSQGCLSMQEQAEQLNTWQWPKPKIA from the coding sequence TTGCCGCCAAGCCGCCGAAGCAATGGTAGCTGGTCGTTTAGCGCCAAGCTGTTGTCCCCCGGTGGCAATGCCTTAGCGTCTAGTATCGCCAGTTTCTTGGGGGTAGAACTGGACTCAAATTCCAGCTCGATCCCCGTGGTGGCCTACATCGATGAAGCCAATTGCTCTGGTTGTACTCGCTGCTTTAAAGCCTGCCCCTTCGACGCGATTGTGGGCGCCAGTAAACAAATGCATACCGTAATTAGTCAAGTTTGTACCGGTTGCCGCTTATGTGAAAAGGCCTGTTCTCAGGGCTGCTTAAGCATGCAAGAGCAAGCCGAGCAACTGAATACTTGGCAGTGGCCAAAACCCAAGATCGCTTAA
- the rsxG gene encoding electron transport complex subunit RsxG: MSSSTWVEKHINSNVYQSVSLAIAVGISAALLLGLNTITEPAIAERVKEDKLAAIDLVMPAENYANALLDTEHDFDVDGRHYTVYNALDENGVASGYVVQVSANGYSGEIKLVVGVDARLSITGVRVLSHSETPGLGDKIEVEKNPWVLSFNGKDLNNTTTKQWAVKKDGGQFDQFTGATITPRAVVNAVHQALLDLNTQQQGS, from the coding sequence ATGAGTAGTAGCACTTGGGTAGAAAAACACATTAACAGCAATGTGTATCAATCGGTTTCGCTGGCCATTGCAGTAGGGATCTCCGCCGCGTTATTACTGGGTTTAAATACCATTACCGAGCCGGCTATTGCCGAACGAGTAAAAGAAGACAAACTCGCGGCGATAGACTTAGTGATGCCAGCTGAAAACTACGCCAATGCCCTACTCGATACCGAGCATGACTTCGATGTAGATGGCCGTCATTACACGGTTTATAACGCTTTAGATGAAAACGGCGTAGCCAGTGGTTATGTGGTACAAGTTAGCGCCAACGGCTATTCCGGTGAAATTAAATTGGTGGTAGGAGTCGATGCGCGCCTAAGCATTACCGGAGTTCGGGTATTAAGCCACAGCGAAACACCGGGCTTGGGTGACAAAATTGAAGTAGAGAAAAATCCCTGGGTATTGAGCTTTAATGGCAAAGACTTAAACAATACCACCACTAAACAATGGGCAGTGAAAAAAGACGGTGGCCAATTTGACCAATTCACCGGTGCCACCATTACCCCACGCGCCGTGGTCAATGCGGTACACCAAGCCCTGCTCGACCTAAATACTCAGCAACAAGGAAGTTAA
- the rsxC gene encoding electron transport complex subunit RsxC — MFSLKSKPFSGGVHPKGYKELTQQQSISRSFEPDRVYLGMQQRNGSMLHCLVKEGDQVFKGQLIARGSNEMTVPLHSPVNGTVVEIKPFLSSHPSGIKSQTLVISNNGDSNWGEDFPPCDYLKLSHEEIVQRTLDAGVVGLGGAGFPSGIKLRLARKAHVHTLLINGGECEPYLTCDDRLMREQAAEIIAGINIMLRAVGATKAMIAIEDNKPEAIAAMKAASEEFNALSIHVVPSLYPMGSERHLIKAVMGVAIPPGQLSTAQGILVHNVATAKAIYQAVRFKRPLVERVITVSGDAVESPTNITVPIGSLVSQVIAECGGLKVEAKRLIAGGPMMGQVLPSPFVPIDKSIGGLLALSEDKINQRESQDCIRCGNCVKVCPMGLMPFQMAAYSNHDDWDGAREFGLDSCLLCGACSYICPSSIPLVQYFQHAKSNINAQRSMVQKSNLARQLTEARQQRLAKEAAAKEAAKQAKAAKRKRPARARKSQGDSE; from the coding sequence ATGTTTAGTTTAAAATCCAAACCCTTCAGCGGCGGTGTTCATCCTAAGGGTTATAAAGAACTCACTCAACAACAAAGCATTAGCCGCAGCTTTGAGCCCGACCGGGTTTATTTGGGTATGCAACAACGCAACGGCTCTATGCTGCATTGCTTAGTGAAAGAAGGTGATCAAGTCTTTAAAGGTCAACTTATTGCGCGTGGTAGTAACGAGATGACCGTACCACTGCACTCTCCGGTGAACGGTACTGTAGTAGAAATTAAACCTTTCTTAAGCAGTCACCCTTCAGGCATTAAAAGCCAAACCTTGGTGATAAGCAATAATGGCGATAGCAACTGGGGCGAAGATTTTCCACCCTGCGATTACCTTAAACTCAGCCACGAAGAGATTGTGCAACGGACCTTAGACGCCGGGGTGGTAGGTTTAGGTGGCGCGGGTTTTCCTAGTGGCATCAAACTGCGTTTAGCACGTAAAGCCCACGTACATACCCTATTAATTAATGGCGGCGAATGTGAGCCCTATTTAACCTGTGATGACCGCTTAATGCGTGAGCAGGCCGCAGAAATCATCGCTGGTATCAACATCATGCTACGTGCGGTGGGCGCGACCAAAGCAATGATTGCCATTGAAGATAATAAGCCCGAAGCGATAGCGGCCATGAAAGCTGCCAGCGAAGAGTTTAACGCCCTAAGTATTCATGTGGTACCCAGCCTTTACCCCATGGGCTCAGAACGCCACTTGATTAAAGCGGTAATGGGCGTAGCCATTCCACCGGGCCAACTCAGCACCGCGCAAGGTATTTTGGTGCACAACGTGGCCACCGCTAAAGCAATTTACCAAGCCGTGCGCTTTAAGCGTCCTTTGGTGGAACGAGTTATCACCGTTTCCGGCGACGCGGTTGAATCTCCCACCAACATTACCGTACCGATTGGCAGCTTAGTCTCACAAGTTATCGCCGAGTGTGGCGGCTTAAAAGTTGAAGCCAAACGCTTAATTGCTGGTGGCCCAATGATGGGACAAGTCTTACCTTCCCCCTTTGTGCCCATCGACAAGAGTATTGGCGGTTTATTGGCCTTAAGTGAAGACAAAATTAATCAACGGGAAAGCCAAGACTGTATTCGCTGTGGCAACTGCGTAAAAGTGTGCCCAATGGGCTTAATGCCCTTTCAAATGGCGGCCTACAGCAACCACGACGATTGGGACGGCGCGCGTGAGTTTGGTCTAGATTCATGCTTATTGTGTGGAGCATGTAGTTACATTTGTCCTTCCAGTATTCCACTGGTGCAGTACTTCCAGCATGCCAAGTCGAATATCAACGCGCAGCGCAGCATGGTGCAAAAATCTAACCTGGCACGTCAGCTCACCGAAGCAAGACAACAACGCTTAGCTAAAGAAGCGGCAGCGAAAGAAGCCGCTAAGCAAGCCAAAGCGGCAAAACGTAAACGTCCGGCTCGCGCACGTAAATCACAAGGAGACAGTGAATGA
- the nifL gene encoding nitrogen fixation negative regulator NifL: MMNQIKSTLEEALNQPTPISKQQILEQCFQILEQMPMAMSIGDLNANFVFVNQRFSQVTGYQKEELLGKNHSLLSYKTTPLAVYQELWECIGNGGNWQGRLINRKKNGQRYLAQLSITGLQDQSGQITHYMSVHEDISQRHQSQTKAANQKAMVEAVLNTAPVAIALVNDKQQIILDNLAYKTLRSDFGSEPVSLAMGQLGNRLQKSAGQAYEDFPEGHNFNIEIGRGESKRWFSCCLSSVELTGSEVDDYFVPKIARYWVITLSEVTRERRRQEQQRLAELRRSTAETEAFHSMQEALHAAIHQIQGPINVIDAALQMFCGVSNKCARIDAMQAGLEAGHAAIAQLQSALPQQAQEPMQSVNVNQLVHEVTEMSSERLLKRSITLQLSLNGTLPTFTGQPSRLRVALKQLIDNAIEAIDYGKKSRRDIVCSTQLIDEDIEITVEDSGPGIKKELQLKVFEPFYSTKPLNNNGCRGVGLSIVQQVVSEHNGTVQYQSTSLGGCKARIVLPLGRNKRGE, translated from the coding sequence ATGATGAATCAAATTAAGTCTACCTTGGAAGAAGCGCTTAATCAGCCCACTCCAATCAGTAAACAGCAGATCCTAGAGCAGTGCTTTCAGATCTTAGAGCAAATGCCAATGGCGATGTCTATTGGTGATTTAAATGCCAACTTTGTGTTTGTTAACCAGCGTTTTTCTCAGGTAACTGGATACCAAAAAGAAGAATTGCTAGGGAAAAATCATTCTTTATTAAGTTACAAAACCACACCTTTAGCTGTGTATCAGGAACTTTGGGAATGTATTGGCAATGGTGGTAATTGGCAAGGACGGCTAATTAACCGAAAAAAGAACGGCCAGCGTTATTTGGCTCAGCTGTCTATCACCGGTTTGCAAGACCAGAGCGGTCAAATTACTCATTATATGAGTGTGCATGAAGACATTAGCCAGCGTCATCAAAGCCAAACCAAAGCGGCTAATCAAAAAGCTATGGTTGAAGCGGTGCTCAATACCGCGCCAGTAGCGATTGCCTTAGTGAATGATAAGCAACAGATAATATTAGATAATTTAGCTTATAAAACCCTGCGCAGTGATTTCGGTAGCGAGCCGGTCAGTTTAGCCATGGGGCAGCTGGGCAATCGCTTACAAAAATCCGCTGGTCAAGCCTATGAGGATTTTCCCGAAGGTCATAACTTCAATATTGAAATTGGCCGAGGCGAAAGCAAACGTTGGTTTTCGTGCTGCTTGTCTTCGGTGGAGCTGACTGGCTCAGAAGTTGATGATTACTTCGTACCTAAAATTGCCCGTTACTGGGTGATCACCTTAAGCGAGGTGACGCGTGAACGTCGTCGTCAAGAACAGCAACGCTTAGCCGAGCTACGCCGCTCTACCGCCGAAACAGAAGCCTTCCATAGTATGCAAGAGGCTTTACACGCTGCCATTCACCAAATTCAGGGGCCAATTAATGTTATAGATGCAGCGCTGCAAATGTTCTGTGGTGTGTCGAATAAATGCGCGCGTATCGACGCCATGCAAGCGGGCTTAGAAGCTGGTCATGCGGCTATAGCCCAACTACAAAGCGCGCTACCACAGCAGGCTCAGGAGCCCATGCAATCGGTGAACGTGAATCAGCTGGTACACGAGGTGACTGAAATGAGCAGCGAGCGCTTGCTCAAACGCAGTATTACTCTGCAGCTTAGCTTGAACGGCACCTTACCAACCTTTACCGGGCAGCCCTCTAGGCTTCGAGTAGCCTTAAAGCAGCTCATCGACAACGCCATTGAAGCCATCGATTACGGAAAGAAAAGCCGCAGAGACATCGTTTGTAGTACCCAGTTAATTGATGAGGACATTGAAATTACTGTGGAAGACAGTGGGCCGGGGATTAAAAAGGAATTGCAATTAAAAGTATTTGAGCCCTTTTACAGTACTAAGCCTCTCAACAACAACGGATGTAGAGGGGTGGGTTTAAGTATTGTGCAGCAAGTTGTGAGCGAGCATAACGGTACAGTTCAGTATCAAAGTACATCATTAGGCGGTTGTAAGGCACGTATTGTTCTCCCGCTAGGTCGGAATAAGCGAGGTGAGTAA
- a CDS encoding (Fe-S)-binding protein, producing MIFVSILILFLLGAGIGALLGWASKALKVEGDPRVDELEAMLPGGQCGQCGEAGCRQAAEAMVAGRLAPSCCPPVAMP from the coding sequence ATGATCTTTGTTTCTATCTTAATCCTTTTTCTCCTTGGCGCAGGCATTGGTGCCCTACTGGGCTGGGCCTCTAAGGCCTTAAAAGTAGAAGGCGACCCAAGAGTAGATGAACTGGAAGCCATGCTACCAGGTGGTCAATGTGGTCAATGTGGTGAAGCGGGTTGCCGCCAAGCCGCCGAAGCAATGGTAGCTGGTCGTTTAGCGCCAAGCTGTTGTCCCCCGGTGGCAATGCCTTAG
- a CDS encoding electron transport complex subunit E: MSQYKTIIADGLWNNNVVLGQCLALCPLLAVTSSATNGLGLGLATLAVMVLSNLITALTKNYVSRAVRIPINILMIATLVTITDMVLNAWVHPLHKVLGLFIPLIVTNCAILGRVESFASRQAPLPAVVDGLAMGVGFTWVLVFLGGIREIIGSGTLFADAHILLGSAFKAIEFTVIPDYRGLLLVILPPGGFIVLGILLSLHRQLQNKLSAKAAKADESASCCAPSTN; encoded by the coding sequence ATGAGCCAGTATAAAACGATTATTGCTGACGGCCTGTGGAACAATAACGTGGTACTAGGCCAGTGTTTAGCACTGTGTCCGCTACTCGCGGTTACCTCTAGCGCCACTAACGGCCTAGGCTTGGGCCTAGCCACCTTAGCGGTAATGGTCTTGTCTAATCTTATTACCGCCTTAACCAAAAACTATGTTAGCCGCGCGGTGCGTATTCCCATCAATATTTTGATGATTGCCACCTTGGTTACCATCACCGACATGGTGCTTAACGCCTGGGTTCACCCGCTGCACAAGGTATTGGGTTTATTTATTCCATTGATTGTTACCAACTGTGCCATCTTGGGTCGGGTAGAATCTTTTGCTAGCCGCCAAGCGCCTTTACCGGCAGTGGTAGATGGCTTAGCCATGGGCGTCGGTTTTACCTGGGTACTGGTATTTTTGGGTGGCATTCGCGAAATTATTGGCTCAGGCACCTTATTCGCCGACGCCCATATTCTGTTAGGTTCGGCCTTCAAAGCCATAGAATTTACCGTCATCCCTGATTACCGCGGCTTACTGCTGGTGATTTTGCCACCCGGTGGCTTCATCGTGCTAGGCATACTGCTTAGCTTGCACCGTCAGCTGCAAAACAAACTGAGTGCTAAAGCGGCAAAAGCTGATGAAAGCGCCAGTTGCTGCGCCCCATCAACCAACTAG
- a CDS encoding flavodoxin translates to MADIGIFFGTDTGTTRKIAKMIHKQLGEDLADKPLNINRVDIDTLSSYKMLILGTPTLGEGQLPGLAADCQAESWDEFLPQLDDADLSGIKVALYGLGDQVNYSSEFVDGLGELYDAICETGAELVGEWPADGYEFDDSAALLDNGKFAGLVLDNDNQSELHSERLAGWLEQIKAEFGV, encoded by the coding sequence ATGGCAGATATAGGTATATTTTTTGGGACGGATACCGGCACCACTCGTAAGATTGCTAAGATGATCCACAAGCAATTAGGCGAAGACCTTGCCGATAAGCCGCTTAACATTAACCGTGTCGATATAGACACTTTAAGTTCTTACAAAATGTTGATTCTAGGTACACCCACCCTAGGCGAAGGCCAACTGCCCGGCCTAGCTGCCGATTGTCAGGCTGAAAGCTGGGATGAGTTTCTTCCACAACTCGATGACGCCGATTTATCTGGCATTAAAGTAGCGCTTTACGGTTTAGGTGACCAAGTGAACTACTCTAGCGAGTTTGTTGATGGCTTAGGTGAGTTATATGACGCCATATGTGAAACCGGCGCCGAGCTAGTAGGTGAATGGCCTGCAGACGGTTATGAGTTTGACGACTCTGCCGCGCTACTAGACAACGGTAAGTTTGCCGGTCTGGTATTAGATAACGACAACCAAAGCGAGCTGCATAGCGAACGTTTAGCCGGTTGGTTAGAACAAATTAAAGCTGAATTTGGTGTTTAA
- a CDS encoding carboxymuconolactone decarboxylase family protein → MSRISTPESIAAAPAASKGSLEAVNNLLGTVPNLFRIVANSPKTLEGYLALNGALGQGALNAQTRERIALAVAEVNGCNYCLAAHQYLGSNLAKLDEAEIEANRRGTSTDEKAAAAVGFAVKIVKYRGKLSDSDFEAVRSAGYSDEEIVEIVGHVALNTLTNYINEVLGTEIDFPAVETLAV, encoded by the coding sequence ATGTCTCGTATATCTACACCCGAATCTATCGCGGCTGCGCCAGCGGCTTCCAAGGGATCGCTTGAAGCCGTTAACAATCTTTTAGGAACAGTTCCCAACTTGTTTCGAATTGTGGCAAACAGCCCTAAAACCTTAGAAGGTTATTTAGCGTTGAATGGCGCGCTTGGCCAAGGAGCGCTGAACGCTCAAACCCGCGAACGGATTGCACTAGCTGTCGCGGAGGTGAATGGCTGCAATTACTGTCTGGCTGCGCATCAATATCTTGGTAGCAACTTGGCAAAATTGGATGAGGCCGAAATTGAAGCGAACCGTCGTGGGACTTCCACAGACGAAAAAGCCGCTGCGGCAGTTGGTTTTGCCGTTAAGATTGTTAAATATCGTGGCAAGCTGTCTGACAGTGATTTTGAAGCGGTTCGTTCAGCGGGCTACAGCGATGAAGAAATTGTCGAAATTGTTGGCCATGTGGCATTAAATACATTAACTAACTACATCAACGAAGTTCTCGGTACCGAAATCGATTTTCCGGCGGTAGAAACCTTGGCTGTATAG